A region of the Phaenicophaeus curvirostris isolate KB17595 chromosome 10, BPBGC_Pcur_1.0, whole genome shotgun sequence genome:
GGAGACCCTGGAATCAATGGGAAATGACCAGGCAAAGACAGACTGGAGTTCACTAGTTCTGCACTTTCTTGGGGAGGGAGAACCCAGGGGCTGGGAACAAGCCTGGTGATATGGTTTGGGCAGCTTGCAGGTGCTCCTGGCTCTGGAATTCCCTGTGGCTGGGAATACTCAGCCAGGGTAGCATGTCCCTTCAGccactgtggggctggagagaggACATCACTGTGGGGGACAGAAATGTTGTGCAGTGCCATCACTTGTTAGCAAGAAGGCCACGGCTGGGAGGAGTGGAGTAGGGTGCCCCGGCACCTGATTGCTTCACCCAGGTGCTGGCCACAGGGCTGCCCCCTTTGCCGGGTGCTTGGTGGGCTCTTCTGGGCACCTCTGCCTGCATTGGTGGGCCCCATCCTTGTCTGCTTCAGCCGGGCAGCTTGGGAGAGCCAGATCCACCTGGTCTCAGTGCTGGAGGCATCGTGCAGCTCCCAGATCTGGGGCAGGAAAAGCCACCTTGCAGAGAGCGTTGGGCTTTCGCAGCTGGAGGTTGGCTCTGGGCTATGACCAGGCTGCAGGCATCCAAAAGGTGATGTCTTGGCTGCTGGgtgttttcctccttgctcCATCCATGCCCACAGTGCCCTCACCTCTGGCAGACTGTGCCAGGAGCCAGTTGCGGGCAGTAAACATGAAATCAtggaatcgccaggttggaaaagacccaccggatcattgagtccaaccattcccatcaatcactaaaccatgtccctcagctcctcatccacccatcccttaaacccctccagggaaggggactcaaccccctccctgggcaccctctgccagggaccaatgacgctttctgtgaaagattttttcctaatgtccagcctgaacctcccctggtccAACATCTGGCTTTctcccagcagcagaggcagctggtGCTGGGACAGTGGGGCTGATGAGACACAGCACAGCCTGGAGCCGGGCGCAGGTGGCGTGAGCTGGACCCCAGAGGAGCAGACGCTGCCTGCTGCCATTCCCAGGCTGACCTCCCTACCGCCCCCGCCAGCAGGGACAAAGCCACAGGGGCCCCAGAGGTCAGTGAGGGGCACAGGGGAAAGCGTTGTTGCTGAGATGGGGAGAAAGGGTTGTGCTTGACAGGGATGATCCAGTGGGGTAGGGAGGGCTGGTGGGTGCGGGAGTTGTGTAATGATGCTCGTAGTAGGGTGGGTGCTAGGGGACAACTGTCCCTGAGAGGGTTTGGGTGTCTGGTGGCCCTGGGTATTCTCACCTCTAGCTGCTTGCTCTAGGGAGTAGGGGCTGCAATTCAGCTGGGGCATAAATGGAGGGAGAAATTGCCTGCTCCCAGTCCCATTTGTGGCTGCGTTGCTGCCCTGGGAGGAGAGGCTGTGTCTGTCGTTCCTGCCGTTGCCATTGTGAGGGATGGCAGGGGCTCCGTTTGCTCGACGCTTGAAGCTGTGACTTTGCAGTGGGGTAACACGGCTGTGGCTGCCAGCGTGGGTGTATGGCCCATACGATGCCTGACTCGGCTCCAGTTCCCCCTTGTCTTAAGTCTCAAGCACCTTTGTGGGCTGTAGGACGAGGCTTAGAGGTCTGTGGCCAGCCTGCAGGGGTGGCAGGTGGGCACTGTGCCTGTCCCAGCCCTTGGCTGGTTGGATCCAGCCTGCTCGAAAAGGATAATCCGTTGGTGGGCAAGCAGCAATGATACCACGGAGGCTCACGAGACTGCCAGGGGCTTTACTTCCACGTTCAGCACTGCACGGCCACACCATGCGCCCCCCTTCCCCATCACCAGAGTCCCAccaccccaagtcctcctccagctccgtGCTTGGCCCCAGGACGTGCTTGACCCTGTGCTTGCAGGGTTCTCAGCCAGGCAGGCTGGTTTGGGGGCACCAAGGCCCTGGCACCAGCGGTCCCCGCAGGCACCTACGGGCATCACTGCGGCAGGTACTGCTTGGGatctccagggaagggcagAGCAGGCGCCTGGTTGAAGTGAGCCATGAGGAAGATGCCAACAGTGCCGCACACGAAGAGGGAGGCCATGATGAAGAAGCAGACGCGGTCAATCACCCGTCCCACCATGATCCACTCTTCGCTCTCCTGCCAGCggcacagggatgggggggttAGGGATGAGGGCTGGCCCCACACGGGTCTCGCGCTGCCCCAGCCCCAACTCACGCTGCTGAAGTCGTTCTGCTCCCGCGTGGCGTTGGCGATGTGGTTGCAGGCATCCACACAGGCACGAATATCGGgtcctgcctcctccaggctctGGCAGAAGTCCTGGGCGCTGCCACTCTCCAGGCTGTGTCCTGTGGGCAGCGGAGCCGGCACAGCAGGCACCGGTGAGTGTTTGGTCACCTGTCGGGTTGCCCAGCCTTGCAGGGAGTTGCTGGTGCACTGGGTGCTCACCAATCTTCTCCAGCACGGTTTTCATCAGCCCATCCCGCTCCTTTTGCTTCTCAAAGAGCAGCTCGGTCCGGGCTTTCCAGAGCATGTACTCATCAGCTTTCACCATGAGCCCCAGGGAGCTGCGTCTCCGGGAAGCTTGCGGTGGCCCCGGTGTCTCCTCTGGCATGTGCATGCCCAGGTAGCGGGGCAGGAGGTGCAGGAACACCTAGGCACGGTGTCACCTGTGGGAACCTgacccctccacccccccagGGCATCCAGTGGGGGCAACTGGGTCCCCTTGCATCACCTACAGCATCCCCATGGGGTAACCTTATGTCACCAGGGTGCTGCGTGTGTTGTCACCAGCTGCTTCCCCGGTCCTTGGTGGTGGCTTGGAGGGGTTGGTGGCACATTGAGCATTGCGGATATCTGGGGAGTCCCTCTTTGGCTAGGACTTGCACTCATTAAGGCACTTGCTCCCCAAATACTCACCCCTTTCCCCATGGATAAGGGGTAGGAGAACAATTGCAGGTACCTGGCGCACTCTCTGGGACATGGAGTGAGTGTTAGGTGTTCGGAGCGAGACGTTGAGGACGATGACGGCGTTCACCACAATCACCACTGTCACCACCATGAGGAAGGTCAGGTACCTGGGGAGGGGGCACAAAGTCTCACAGAGGGCTGCTAGGTCACAAGCTGTGGGCGTATAAAGACCCTCTTGGTGCCCGCCTGGGATGAAAATCAGGGAACACCAGTGGGGTGGGGGTACGTGGTAGCCATAGAATcccgaggttggaaaagacccaccggatcatcgagtccagccattcccatcaatcactaaaccatgtccctcagcgcctcgtccacccatcccttaaacccctccagggaaggggactccaccaccatgctccagccctgcctgggtgAGGAGTTGTATCCGTGCCAGCGTCCTGTCTGTGGGCACCCAGAGACCCGTCCGGCACGGTGTGACTTCAGGGCTggcacccccatccccatccatcACTTACTTCCCAATGAGAGGCACAGCCTGGGAGGTCTCGGGCACCTTCTGGGcgatgaggaaaagaaagaccGTCTGGGCCAGGAGGACGTTGATGGAGACGGTGCATTTCTGCCCGCCCGCTGTCGAGGGGGAGGAAGGACAGAGGTTAGCCTGTGAGGCTTCAACCGCGGGGTATCTGGAAATTCACCCTCCGCAAATATCGCGAGAGGAGGCAGAGATGGTCCCCAAACACCCTGGGGACAACAAGCCCTCCTTtgcctgtccctgcaccccctggcACGTACCTTTGGCAGGCAGAAAGTACACCAGCACGGCCATGGCAGAGATGAGGACGCAGGGCACGATGATGTTGATGATGTAGAAGAGGGGCTTGCGCTGGATGATGAGGTAGAAGATGACCTGCTGGTACTGGATGTCGTTCGGTGTGAACTGCTCCGAATTGATGATCTTCCGCGCGGGGCGGTGCTTGATGGCCCATTCGCCGTTCTCTACCGTGCGGGGGTGGGAGGTGAGTCCCACCATCCCACCAAGGGAACAAGGGCTGCTAGACCCCCAGCCCGACCGTGGAGAGGATGGGGAAGGCTCTTGCTCGGTGTGGACCCCATGGGGCACCCGGGATGAGCAAAGAGTCACTGGAGAGCGAGGTGCCAGGCAGCATCCCCTTAAAGGCTCttggaggaggcagctggggaggCACCTTAAGCCTGTTGGAGACTCCCAGGACATGTTATGTGTggggttggggtccccccaccTCCCTGTTCCCCTGGCACTGCAGGGGGAAGTGGAGCGTGATGCTGGGTGACGCGGTGCTCTTTTCCCCCGCTGCCTGCAGGAGCAATAGATTTTTCCCAATCAAGATCGCAGCTCAGGCCggtaatgaaaaaataaatctccctGCCCGAAAAGCATTTTGTTCCTTCAATATGCAATTAAAATGTGATGGAAAACGTCATCGTTTGGCCGTGACAGCTCCTTTCCCAGCATCAATCGAGCTCCCAGGAGCAGcgctctccaggagctgctgccaggcGCTGAGAGCCCTGAGCCAGGTAGGTTAGAAAAACAAATCTCTCCGACACTCCTGCTTCCACTAATAACTTAAGTACCCGTGTAATGGCAGGAGCTGCTAATAGTCCTCGCAGCCTCGCTTGTGGCAGCTGCTGCCGTAGCAGCAGGCCCTGCCGGGCGCCCCGTGAAGGATGCTCCTGCACCACAGGGGTGTCAGGGGGGTTACCTGTGAAAGCCTCGGGGTCGATGGAGATCCACTCTACGGTCTGACCTTCCTCCACGGTCAGCAGCAGGTTGATTTCGTTGGCGCTGTAGGTCTGGGACCTGGCGAGGGATAAGGCGGGGAGGCAcgagctgccctgcagcaggcTGGATGGGCACCAACGTGGCACCAGGTCACATCGGTCCCCGCCAGCGCGGCTTTGGGGCGCTTGGCTCGGACAAGGCGCCTCCTGCCACCGCTGATGGGGGGATAGGGGACAGGGAGGTGGCGCTTGACTGCCCAGGGGCTCATTGTCCCAGGGCGAAGGTGGCATCCTTGGCTAATCCAGCGTGTCCCAGCAGGACCCGCCGTGTTCCCAGCTGATGCTCACTGGAAGACCATGGTGCAGTTCTGCCAGTCGAAGGGGAAGTAGGTGACGTGGATGGCGCAGGCGCTGCGGTAGATGGCTGGGGGCAGCCAGTAGATGCTGCCGTCAGCGGACACCACCACGTTGGAGTAGAGGGTGATTTCGAACGTGCCGTCGAtgctaggagaaaaaaaaaagggtgagCTCAGCCCCAACCCATGCCCAGGGGCAGCTGCCACCCCCTGTGCGGGGATACGTCCCCATTGTGCCACCACCTACTTGTTTTCCAGGACGATGTCGGGCAGCCAGACCATGGTGGAGGGCAACCGCAGCAGCTCGATGCCGTCGTATCTCTCAGGGTCCCACCGCAGGCGATAATCGGACCATTGCtagtggaagaggagaaaagggcATGGTGTTTCCTGGGGAAGGGGAACTTGTGAGCTCCCCAAATGGGCTCAGCTGGGGACACCCACAAAAGGTGCCGGTTCCAGTGCCAGCCCCTCTTGGGGAGCCACCCTGAGATGCAAGCACGGCCCGAGGAGGTCCTGCCCAGAGGTGAGAGGTCTCACCATCTCGATCCAGACGTTGGTGGTGAGGGTCTCCTCCCGCTCGTTCTGgcaaggaaggaagggggggaGATGGCTTTAGTgccctgcccacagccccaggTGTGACAGCAAATCTCATCCTGCTGCGAGGACCGGGGTGGGTGTCTCTCACCAGGGAGATGAGGTTGGTGAGGGTGAGCTTGAGGGTAACATCAATGATCTGATCCTTGTCCTGGGCCGGGCGCAGGTTGCGGTTGTAGTTGCTCATGAGGTCCTGGAAGAGCTTCTCCTCCTGGTTCCTGCAGCCCACACCT
Encoded here:
- the CHRNG gene encoding acetylcholine receptor subunit gamma isoform X1, with translation MRCLGLLLALCTLAGVGCRNQEEKLFQDLMSNYNRNLRPAQDKDQIIDVTLKLTLTNLISLNEREETLTTNVWIEMQWSDYRLRWDPERYDGIELLRLPSTMVWLPDIVLENNIDGTFEITLYSNVVVSADGSIYWLPPAIYRSACAIHVTYFPFDWQNCTMVFQSQTYSANEINLLLTVEEGQTVEWISIDPEAFTENGEWAIKHRPARKIINSEQFTPNDIQYQQVIFYLIIQRKPLFYIINIIVPCVLISAMAVLVYFLPAKAGGQKCTVSINVLLAQTVFLFLIAQKVPETSQAVPLIGKYLTFLMVVTVVIVVNAVIVLNVSLRTPNTHSMSQRVRQVFLHLLPRYLGMHMPEETPGPPQASRRRSSLGLMVKADEYMLWKARTELLFEKQKERDGLMKTVLEKIGHSLESGSAQDFCQSLEEAGPDIRACVDACNHIANATREQNDFSSESEEWIMVGRVIDRVCFFIMASLFVCGTVGIFLMAHFNQAPALPFPGDPKQYLPQ
- the CHRNG gene encoding acetylcholine receptor subunit gamma isoform X2, translated to MVWLPDIVLENNIDGTFEITLYSNVVVSADGSIYWLPPAIYRSACAIHVTYFPFDWQNCTMVFQSQTYSANEINLLLTVEEGQTVEWISIDPEAFTENGEWAIKHRPARKIINSEQFTPNDIQYQQVIFYLIIQRKPLFYIINIIVPCVLISAMAVLVYFLPAKAGGQKCTVSINVLLAQTVFLFLIAQKVPETSQAVPLIGKYLTFLMVVTVVIVVNAVIVLNVSLRTPNTHSMSQRVRQVFLHLLPRYLGMHMPEETPGPPQASRRRSSLGLMVKADEYMLWKARTELLFEKQKERDGLMKTVLEKIGHSLESGSAQDFCQSLEEAGPDIRACVDACNHIANATREQNDFSSESEEWIMVGRVIDRVCFFIMASLFVCGTVGIFLMAHFNQAPALPFPGDPKQYLPQ